The Tepidibacter aestuarii genome contains a region encoding:
- a CDS encoding TrmH family RNA methyltransferase yields the protein MIVEITSKDNERIKYTKSLLKSKKRNQEKKFIIEGYRIVKQAIECSATIDYVVCNDEFLNKDEHKEFVKHLENKGYQIYKTTNKLFKELCDTEKPQGIIAVVESKEYSLENSLKKETDFIVVLDRIQDPGNMGTIIRTADAAGAQSIILLKGCVDIYNPKVIRSTMGSIFDMNIVNCVDEDLDIIKNKGFNIVSSYLNTNNYYNSVDYGEKVALIIGNEGNGIKDEIIDKSDILVKIPIYGKAESLNAAMASGILMYEIKNKLSCK from the coding sequence ATGATCGTAGAAATAACTAGTAAAGACAATGAAAGAATAAAATATACTAAATCTTTGCTTAAATCAAAAAAGAGAAACCAAGAAAAAAAATTCATAATAGAAGGATATAGAATAGTAAAACAGGCTATAGAGTGCAGTGCTACTATTGATTATGTTGTATGCAATGATGAATTTTTAAATAAAGATGAACATAAAGAATTTGTAAAACACTTAGAAAATAAGGGTTATCAAATCTATAAGACAACTAATAAGCTTTTTAAAGAACTATGTGATACGGAAAAGCCACAAGGAATAATAGCTGTAGTTGAATCTAAAGAATATTCTTTGGAGAATTCATTAAAAAAAGAAACAGATTTTATAGTTGTACTTGATAGAATACAAGATCCAGGCAATATGGGAACTATAATAAGAACGGCAGATGCTGCGGGAGCACAATCTATAATTTTATTAAAAGGCTGTGTAGATATATATAACCCTAAGGTTATAAGATCTACTATGGGTTCAATATTTGATATGAATATAGTTAATTGTGTTGATGAAGATTTAGATATTATAAAAAATAAAGGCTTTAACATAGTTTCTAGCTATTTAAATACTAATAATTACTATAATAGTGTGGATTATGGAGAAAAGGTAGCTTTGATTATAGGTAATGAAGGAAATGGTATAAAGGATGAAATCATAGATAAGTCTGATATATTGGTTAAGATACCTATATACGGAAAAGCGGAATCGCTAAATGCTGCCATGGCTTCTGGAATATTAATGTACGAGATAAAAAATAAATTATCTTGTAAATAA
- a CDS encoding potassium channel family protein, whose product MKQYVVIGCGRFGTSVATTLYLLGHEVMAVDKNYDIVQGIAEKVTHAVQADAIDENTMRSLGIRNFDVAVISIGADVQSSIMATLIAKELGVRHVVCKAQNELQAKVLYKIGADRVVFPERDMGVRVAHNLVSENVLDHIELDPNYSIVEIVTPSEWIGNSLMELDLRAKYGINVMAVKHNNDIDISPAPDAKFQHGDILVVIGENTKINKISKEDR is encoded by the coding sequence ATGAAGCAGTATGTAGTAATAGGGTGTGGAAGATTTGGGACTTCTGTAGCTACAACATTGTATCTTTTAGGACATGAGGTTATGGCTGTAGATAAAAATTATGATATTGTACAAGGTATAGCTGAGAAGGTAACTCATGCAGTTCAAGCTGATGCTATTGATGAAAACACTATGAGATCTTTAGGCATTAGAAATTTTGATGTTGCAGTTATAAGTATAGGAGCTGACGTTCAGTCATCTATAATGGCTACATTAATAGCTAAGGAACTAGGTGTTAGACATGTAGTTTGTAAGGCTCAAAATGAACTTCAAGCAAAAGTACTTTATAAGATAGGAGCAGATAGAGTAGTGTTCCCTGAAAGAGATATGGGGGTTAGAGTGGCTCATAATCTAGTATCTGAGAATGTTCTAGATCATATAGAACTTGATCCGAATTATTCTATAGTTGAGATAGTAACTCCTAGTGAATGGATAGGCAATAGTCTTATGGAATTAGATTTGAGAGCTAAATATGGAATAAATGTTATGGCTGTAAAGCATAATAATGATATAGATATATCTCCGGCACCTGATGCTAAGTTTCAACATGGAGATATATTAGTTGTTATAGGTGAGAATACTAAAATAAACAAAATAAGTAAAGAGGACAGATAA
- the thiS gene encoding sulfur carrier protein ThiS, with protein sequence MIVNGEKMSFNQDITVKDLILNLNLKPQTIVVEVNLNIIPKDQYESTIIHENDKVEIINFVGGG encoded by the coding sequence ATGATTGTTAACGGAGAGAAAATGTCTTTCAACCAAGATATAACAGTCAAAGACCTTATTTTAAACTTAAATTTAAAGCCACAAACAATTGTTGTTGAAGTCAATTTAAATATAATACCTAAAGATCAATATGAAAGCACAATTATTCATGAAAATGATAAGGTTGAAATAATCAATTTTGTTGGAGGTGGCTAA
- a CDS encoding TrkH family potassium uptake protein: protein MLGKYIRKKNRLSPAQIMVIGFAMIILIGAILLNTPMATNSGEQVGFINALFTSTSAVCVTGLVVVDTGTYWTLFGKVVIITLIQVGGLGFMSMATLFAILVRKKIYLHQRLLIQEALNQYDLSGLVRLTRHILIGTFIIEGIGAIILSSVFVPQMGFAKGIGYGVFHAISAFCNAGFDLMGNFSSLTSYVDNITVNIVIMMLIILGGLGFPVMFDVMKKRKFSKLNLHSKIVISISSFLILFGFILFFAIEYSNPDTLGGLSFKGKVLGALFQSVTTRTAGFNTIDLAAMKDSSKFLTVIFMFIGGSPASTAGGIKTTTIGVLFLSVIAFIRGKEDVEAFGRRISYTVVNKSLGVIAIGVSIVVVLTMSLSLTDTKFQFIHILFEAVSAYGTVGLSIFGSPNLTTIGKILIALSMFAGRVGALTILFAISNRKKKSVIRYPEEKVMVG, encoded by the coding sequence ATGTTAGGTAAATATATTCGAAAGAAGAATAGATTATCCCCAGCCCAAATAATGGTTATAGGATTTGCAATGATAATATTAATAGGAGCTATACTTTTAAATACTCCTATGGCAACTAATAGCGGTGAACAAGTAGGATTTATAAATGCTTTATTTACTTCCACGTCAGCTGTTTGTGTTACCGGTCTTGTTGTTGTAGATACAGGAACTTATTGGACGTTATTTGGAAAAGTAGTTATTATAACTTTAATTCAAGTTGGGGGTCTTGGATTTATGAGTATGGCGACTTTATTTGCTATATTGGTTAGAAAAAAAATATATCTACACCAAAGACTTTTGATACAAGAAGCATTAAATCAATATGATTTATCTGGCCTTGTAAGGCTTACGCGACATATATTAATAGGAACTTTTATAATAGAAGGCATAGGTGCTATTATACTATCTAGTGTATTCGTCCCTCAGATGGGATTTGCAAAAGGAATAGGATATGGAGTTTTCCATGCTATATCAGCTTTTTGTAATGCTGGTTTTGATTTGATGGGTAATTTTTCATCACTTACATCATATGTAGACAATATTACTGTTAATATAGTCATAATGATGCTTATAATACTAGGTGGATTGGGATTCCCTGTTATGTTTGATGTTATGAAGAAGAGAAAATTTTCAAAGCTTAACCTTCATTCTAAAATAGTAATATCTATAAGTTCATTTTTAATATTATTTGGATTTATATTATTTTTTGCAATTGAGTACAGTAACCCTGATACGTTAGGAGGACTTTCTTTTAAAGGCAAGGTTCTAGGAGCTCTTTTCCAATCTGTAACAACAAGGACTGCTGGATTTAATACTATAGATCTTGCAGCTATGAAGGACAGCTCTAAGTTTTTAACTGTTATATTTATGTTTATAGGAGGATCTCCTGCATCTACTGCTGGAGGTATAAAGACTACTACTATAGGAGTACTATTTCTTTCTGTAATAGCTTTTATAAGAGGTAAAGAAGATGTTGAAGCATTTGGAAGAAGAATATCTTATACTGTTGTAAATAAGTCCTTGGGAGTTATTGCTATAGGTGTTAGTATTGTTGTGGTTCTAACTATGAGTTTAAGTTTGACTGATACAAAGTTCCAATTTATTCATATACTATTTGAAGCTGTTTCTGCTTATGGAACTGTCGGACTTAGTATTTTCGGTAGTCCTAATTTAACTACTATTGGTAAAATATTAATAGCCTTATCTATGTTTGCAGGAAGAGTTGGAGCTTTAACTATATTATTTGCTATTTCAAATAGAAAGAAAAAAAGTGTTATAAGATATCCAGAAGAAAAAGTAATGGTAGGATAG
- a CDS encoding L-serine ammonia-lyase, iron-sulfur-dependent, subunit alpha, with product MIKEIPSIFNDVIGPVMRGPSSSHTAAALRIGKIARQMVKGNLTHVINDFNKEGSLATTYHGHGSDIGIAGGVLDFEANDPRLVNALEEAKSAGVEVTFNIIDYKADHPNTYKVTMKSDVGETVSLTAISVGGGMIEIKEVEGVEVSIKGDFYETLVFFDNVDCEILNKKCEYIKESINSFDYCTTSINDKKGVVVVKTQEEIGKDILDNIKNSSEALNIISLKPVLPTMSHKDCEVPFLTSEKMLEVAKKEDLELWEAAVLYESKRGNISEQEVFDKMKEIVNIMINSVEEGLKGTQYENRILGPQSWMIEEAQKQSKLIPGDVLNKVIASITAIMEVKSSMGAFAAAPTAGSCGGLPGTIIGTAIQLGKSVDEITKAMLASGMIGIFIVEHATFAGEVGGCQAECGSGSGMAAAGLVQLMGGSIIQSVDATSMALQSVLGLACDPVGSRVEVPCLGKNVLAGTNALASANMALAGYDKVVPLDETIKAMDQVGKMIPVELRCTELAGLSVAETSKRINNEIN from the coding sequence ATGATTAAAGAAATACCTAGTATATTTAATGATGTAATAGGTCCCGTTATGAGAGGTCCGTCTAGCTCTCATACGGCAGCTGCTTTGAGAATAGGAAAAATTGCAAGACAGATGGTTAAAGGGAATCTTACTCATGTTATAAATGATTTTAACAAAGAGGGGTCGCTTGCTACTACTTATCATGGCCATGGCTCAGATATAGGTATTGCTGGCGGAGTATTAGACTTTGAAGCAAATGATCCAAGGCTTGTAAATGCACTTGAAGAAGCTAAATCTGCTGGAGTTGAAGTTACATTCAACATAATAGATTATAAAGCAGATCATCCTAATACTTACAAGGTGACTATGAAGAGTGATGTCGGTGAAACTGTAAGCTTAACAGCTATATCTGTTGGTGGTGGAATGATTGAGATAAAAGAAGTAGAAGGTGTTGAAGTATCTATAAAGGGAGATTTTTATGAGACTCTTGTATTTTTTGATAATGTAGATTGTGAAATACTTAATAAAAAATGTGAATATATAAAAGAAAGTATAAATAGCTTTGATTATTGCACTACATCTATTAATGATAAAAAAGGTGTAGTTGTTGTTAAAACTCAAGAAGAAATTGGCAAAGATATATTAGATAATATAAAGAATTCGAGTGAGGCTTTGAACATAATATCACTTAAGCCTGTACTTCCTACTATGTCACATAAAGATTGTGAAGTTCCTTTTTTAACGAGCGAAAAAATGCTTGAAGTAGCTAAAAAAGAAGACTTAGAATTATGGGAAGCTGCAGTCTTATATGAAAGCAAAAGAGGTAATATATCAGAGCAAGAAGTATTTGATAAAATGAAAGAAATAGTAAATATAATGATAAATTCAGTTGAAGAAGGCCTTAAGGGTACACAATATGAAAATCGTATATTAGGACCACAATCATGGATGATAGAAGAAGCGCAAAAACAAAGTAAGTTAATACCAGGAGATGTTCTAAATAAAGTAATAGCATCTATAACTGCAATAATGGAAGTTAAAAGCTCGATGGGAGCATTTGCGGCAGCACCAACTGCTGGATCGTGTGGAGGGCTTCCTGGGACTATAATAGGAACAGCTATACAGTTGGGAAAAAGTGTAGATGAAATTACTAAAGCTATGCTAGCGTCTGGTATGATAGGTATATTTATAGTTGAGCATGCCACATTTGCAGGAGAAGTTGGGGGTTGTCAGGCTGAGTGTGGATCTGGTTCTGGAATGGCAGCAGCAGGACTTGTTCAGCTTATGGGAGGAAGCATTATACAATCTGTAGATGCAACTTCAATGGCACTTCAAAGTGTTTTAGGACTTGCATGTGATCCTGTTGGATCAAGGGTCGAGGTTCCCTGTCTTGGAAAGAATGTTTTGGCTGGAACTAATGCTCTTGCAAGTGCTAATATGGCTCTTGCTGGATATGATAAGGTAGTTCCTCTTGATGAAACTATTAAAGCCATGGACCAGGTTGGAAAAATGATTCCTGTAGAACTTAGATGTACAGAACTTGCAGGGTTATCAGTTGCAGAAACATCAAAAAGAATAAATAATGAAATAAATTAA
- a CDS encoding thiazole synthase, protein MDKLKIGGTELDSRLFIGTGKYSSNDILPKVIDSSKSQVVTMALRRVNLDSPKENILNYIDKSCILLPNTSGARNAEEAVRIARLARAAGCGNWIKIEAISDNKYLLPDNYETIKAIDILAKEGFVVLPYMNPDLMDAKRMVDAGASAIMPLGSPIGTNRGIRTEEMIQILIDEIDIPIVVDAGIGKPSQAAQAMEMGADAVLVNTAIASSNDPIMMGDAFRNAVIAGRKAYLAKLGSVRKIASASSPLTGFLQGDE, encoded by the coding sequence ATGGATAAATTAAAAATAGGCGGGACTGAGTTAGATAGTAGATTATTTATAGGAACAGGTAAGTATTCTTCAAACGATATATTACCTAAGGTTATAGATTCTTCTAAATCTCAAGTTGTAACAATGGCTTTAAGAAGAGTTAATTTAGATTCTCCAAAAGAAAATATATTAAATTACATAGATAAAAGTTGTATTTTACTTCCTAATACTTCTGGTGCTAGAAACGCTGAAGAAGCAGTTAGAATAGCAAGACTTGCAAGAGCTGCTGGATGTGGTAATTGGATAAAAATTGAAGCTATTTCTGATAATAAATATCTTCTTCCAGATAACTATGAAACAATTAAAGCTATAGATATATTAGCAAAAGAAGGCTTCGTAGTCCTTCCTTATATGAACCCAGATTTAATGGATGCTAAGAGAATGGTTGATGCTGGAGCTAGTGCTATAATGCCACTTGGTTCTCCTATAGGAACTAATAGAGGTATTAGAACTGAAGAAATGATACAAATCTTAATAGATGAAATAGATATACCTATCGTTGTAGATGCAGGAATTGGAAAACCTTCTCAAGCAGCACAAGCAATGGAAATGGGTGCAGATGCAGTTCTTGTAAATACAGCTATAGCATCATCAAATGATCCTATTATGATGGGAGATGCTTTTCGTAATGCTGTAATCGCCGGAAGAAAAGCATACCTTGCAAAACTCGGATCAGTTAGAAAAATAGCTAGCGCCTCTTCTCCCCTTACAGGATTCTTGCAAGGAGATGAGTAA
- a CDS encoding putative NPN-dependent ornithine cyclodeaminase — MSFKLPKYREPNFEQEFLKNAPNVTTVEVVKDGVAPDNYHGTTIYPEYLKVDGKWVLAKESRMDCVMTVTENDDVAVKEFRNLHVGDKVIVGRTEDASEGIYVYTEGFKCDEEEDEETFAFRSGRSRETAYSKDYDDLYDALRYEKENGYIVWVLGPAAVFDKDSREAMQALIENGYAHAFLGGNAVATHDLEAATIGTALGQDIYTQKSMKDGHYNHLDLLNKARRAGCIEKLIEEENIDNGLIYACVKNNVPIVLGGSIRDDGPLPIVISDVYQAQNEMRKHTRKATTVICLATQLHSIATGNMTPSYTVVNGEVRPVYIYSVDVSEFAVNKLRDRGTLEVSTIVTNVQDFLVNLKNNLTK, encoded by the coding sequence ATGAGTTTTAAATTACCGAAATACAGAGAACCGAATTTTGAACAAGAATTTTTAAAAAATGCACCAAATGTTACAACTGTAGAGGTTGTTAAAGATGGTGTTGCTCCAGATAATTATCATGGGACTACAATATACCCTGAATACTTAAAAGTAGATGGAAAATGGGTTTTAGCTAAAGAAAGTAGAATGGACTGTGTAATGACTGTAACTGAGAATGATGATGTTGCGGTAAAAGAGTTTAGAAACTTACACGTTGGAGATAAAGTTATAGTTGGAAGAACTGAAGATGCTAGCGAAGGAATTTATGTATATACTGAAGGTTTTAAATGTGATGAAGAAGAAGACGAAGAGACTTTTGCATTTAGAAGTGGAAGATCTAGAGAAACTGCATATTCTAAAGATTATGATGATTTATATGATGCTTTAAGATATGAAAAAGAAAATGGATATATAGTTTGGGTATTAGGACCAGCAGCTGTATTTGATAAAGATTCAAGAGAGGCTATGCAAGCTTTAATAGAAAATGGATATGCTCATGCATTCTTAGGTGGAAATGCAGTAGCTACACATGATTTAGAAGCTGCCACTATAGGAACAGCTCTAGGACAAGATATATATACTCAAAAATCTATGAAGGATGGACACTACAATCACTTAGATTTATTAAATAAAGCTAGAAGAGCAGGATGTATAGAAAAGCTTATAGAAGAAGAAAATATAGATAATGGACTTATATATGCTTGTGTTAAAAACAATGTACCTATAGTACTTGGAGGGTCTATAAGAGATGACGGACCTCTTCCTATAGTTATAAGTGATGTGTATCAAGCTCAAAATGAGATGAGAAAGCATACTAGAAAAGCTACAACTGTTATATGTCTTGCAACTCAACTTCACTCAATAGCAACAGGAAATATGACTCCATCTTATACAGTTGTAAATGGTGAAGTAAGACCTGTTTATATATACAGTGTTGATGTTTCTGAATTTGCAGTTAATAAGTTAAGAGATAGAGGAACTTTAGAAGTTAGTACTATAGTTACTAATGTTCAAGATTTCTTAGTTAATTTAAAAAATAATTTAACTAAATAA
- the thiF gene encoding sulfur carrier protein ThiS adenylyltransferase ThiF, whose amino-acid sequence MKIYVNQKKYNIEPNTTAYEVRDSFKKDADVIILNGFIINKDTKLNELDTITLIKKGEQPSKEELEHLLVSRHTPNIHEKIKKSTIAIAGLGGLGSNIAVSLARIGIGKLLLFDFDVVEPSNLNRQQYFVKHIGMNKTDAIKDIIYQCNPFVDVYTKNIFIDKNNIKDLFKDVEIIVEAFDNPESKAILVNTVLSEMPNKKIVAASGLAGYFSSNSIITHKIKDNLYIVGDNKSEAKPGCGLMAPRVGIAANHQANMVLRLILGEQET is encoded by the coding sequence TTGAAAATATATGTGAATCAGAAAAAATACAATATAGAGCCAAATACAACTGCTTATGAAGTAAGGGATTCTTTTAAAAAAGATGCAGATGTAATTATCCTAAATGGATTTATTATAAATAAAGATACAAAGCTTAATGAATTAGACACTATAACACTTATAAAAAAAGGAGAACAACCATCTAAAGAAGAATTAGAACATCTTTTGGTATCAAGACACACCCCTAATATTCATGAAAAAATAAAAAAATCTACAATAGCAATAGCAGGTCTTGGTGGCCTTGGTTCAAATATAGCTGTATCTTTAGCTAGAATAGGTATTGGAAAGTTACTTTTATTCGATTTCGATGTAGTAGAACCTAGTAATCTAAATAGACAACAATATTTTGTAAAACATATAGGAATGAATAAAACAGATGCAATAAAAGATATTATTTATCAATGTAATCCATTTGTAGATGTTTATACAAAAAATATATTTATAGATAAAAATAATATAAAAGATTTATTCAAAGATGTTGAAATTATAGTTGAAGCATTTGATAATCCAGAATCAAAAGCCATTTTAGTAAACACTGTTCTTTCTGAAATGCCAAACAAAAAGATAGTAGCAGCATCTGGATTAGCAGGATATTTTTCATCAAATTCAATAATCACTCATAAGATAAAAGACAATCTATATATTGTTGGTGATAATAAATCAGAAGCAAAACCAGGATGTGGTCTTATGGCTCCAAGAGTTGGAATTGCCGCTAATCATCAAGCTAATATGGTTCTAAGACTTATTCTAGGTGAACAAGAAACTTAA
- a CDS encoding cation diffusion facilitator family transporter, with the protein MTYDNYYTNVKKVLIFILILNLIVAFSKIFYGCLTNVSSMIADGIHSLGDSSSNIVGIFAIYISSKPPDDTHPYGHEKFETLASIFISLLLFSMSFKIITSSYNKLLNPTLPNINIYNFVIMILTLMINFFVSDYELKKGKELKSEILISDSIHTKSDIYVSISVLISLFTIKMGFIILDIVISFIISILIIKASFEILIPAIKVLCDGAMIDPTYIHDFVTKFDEVLYCHDIRTHGKENRIRVDLTIVVDKHLTLEQTHILSHYIEDKVITEFNGVKEVIIHIEPYNRN; encoded by the coding sequence TTGACTTATGACAATTACTATACTAATGTAAAAAAAGTATTAATATTTATATTAATATTAAATCTAATTGTAGCTTTTTCAAAAATATTTTACGGCTGTTTAACTAATGTATCAAGCATGATAGCAGATGGTATTCACTCTTTAGGAGACAGCTCATCTAATATAGTAGGAATATTTGCTATATATATTTCTTCTAAGCCACCTGATGATACACATCCTTATGGTCATGAGAAATTTGAAACACTTGCATCTATTTTTATATCTTTATTATTATTTTCAATGTCGTTTAAAATAATAACAAGTTCTTATAATAAATTATTAAATCCAACTCTACCTAATATTAATATATATAATTTTGTAATAATGATACTAACATTAATGATTAACTTTTTTGTCTCAGATTATGAGTTAAAAAAAGGAAAAGAACTTAAAAGCGAAATACTAATATCAGATTCTATTCACACGAAAAGTGATATATATGTGTCTATATCAGTTTTAATAAGCTTATTTACCATAAAAATGGGATTTATAATACTAGATATAGTAATTTCTTTTATAATATCCATATTAATTATAAAAGCATCATTCGAGATATTAATTCCTGCAATAAAAGTATTATGCGACGGAGCCATGATTGATCCTACCTATATACATGACTTTGTAACAAAATTTGATGAAGTATTGTACTGTCATGATATAAGAACGCACGGTAAAGAAAATCGTATAAGAGTAGACCTTACTATAGTTGTTGATAAGCACCTTACTCTTGAACAAACACATATTTTATCACATTATATAGAAGATAAAGTTATAACTGAGTTTAATGGGGTAAAAGAAGTTATAATACACATTGAGCCTTATAATAGAAATTAA
- a CDS encoding ornithine cyclodeaminase family protein, whose protein sequence is MLYLNEQDIKESVSLDEIMDAVEKAFHIYEKNAFFMPDRIHIDKDQNTLLYMPCFSESIFGTKILTLFPENPKKNEPVTNGLMLLNDKETGKPVCMINGASITAYRTGAVGGVGIRYTSPQNVKTLGVIGTGVQGLYQTLYACKARNFTKVTVFDSYIQKLPEFVLRLEKELPNIEIIAANSSKEVVKNSEVIITATPSVEPVIPNDKELLKGKHFIAIGSYKPTMHEYPKAIFDIIENLYIDTEFATEESGDIITPLKEGWIKQEQIKPFMDLVNGKKVEEETTLFKSVGMGLFDIVVSELIYTRAKEKGLGQVINL, encoded by the coding sequence ATGTTATACCTTAATGAACAGGATATAAAAGAATCTGTTTCGCTTGATGAAATAATGGATGCTGTAGAAAAGGCTTTTCACATATATGAAAAAAATGCTTTTTTTATGCCAGATAGAATCCATATAGATAAGGACCAAAATACATTATTATATATGCCTTGTTTTAGCGAAAGTATATTTGGGACTAAAATATTGACTCTATTCCCTGAAAATCCTAAAAAAAATGAACCGGTAACTAATGGTCTTATGTTATTAAATGATAAAGAAACAGGTAAGCCAGTATGCATGATTAATGGTGCAAGTATAACAGCTTATAGAACTGGAGCGGTTGGTGGAGTTGGAATAAGATATACATCACCACAGAATGTAAAAACTCTTGGGGTAATAGGAACTGGTGTACAAGGACTTTACCAGACTCTGTATGCTTGTAAGGCTAGAAATTTCACAAAAGTGACTGTGTTCGATTCTTACATCCAAAAACTTCCAGAATTTGTTTTGAGACTCGAAAAAGAACTTCCAAATATAGAGATAATAGCGGCTAATTCATCAAAAGAAGTTGTTAAAAACTCAGAGGTTATAATTACCGCTACACCATCTGTTGAACCCGTAATCCCAAATGATAAAGAATTATTAAAAGGTAAGCATTTCATAGCTATAGGATCATATAAACCTACTATGCATGAATATCCAAAAGCTATATTTGATATTATAGAAAACTTGTATATAGACACGGAATTTGCAACTGAGGAATCTGGGGATATAATAACACCTCTTAAAGAAGGTTGGATAAAACAAGAACAGATAAAGCCTTTTATGGACTTAGTTAATGGAAAAAAAGTAGAGGAAGAAACTACATTGTTTAAATCAGTAGGGATGGGACTATTCGATATAGTTGTATCAGAGCTTATATATACAAGAGCAAAAGAAAAGGGGTTAGGACAAGTTATTAACCTTTAA
- the uppS gene encoding polyprenyl diphosphate synthase, with product MRIPKHIGVIPDGNRRWAQNNGMSKEMGYDEGLNPGLELFRTCKKIGIEEITYYGFTVDNTKRPSIQTKTFTKACVDAVKMLENEDASLLVVGNHKSPMFPDALKEYTTRKDFGNAGMKVNFLVNYGWNWDLGNLKFDEATTNRNKIIENINSKDISRLDLIIRWGGRRRLSGFLPVQSIYADFYVVDDYWPDFKEQHIHEALNWYETQDVTLGG from the coding sequence ATGAGAATTCCAAAACATATAGGGGTAATACCTGATGGTAATAGAAGATGGGCTCAAAACAATGGTATGAGTAAGGAAATGGGATATGATGAAGGGCTAAATCCTGGTCTTGAATTATTTAGAACTTGTAAAAAGATAGGTATAGAAGAGATAACATATTATGGATTTACTGTGGATAATACAAAAAGACCATCTATTCAAACAAAAACATTTACTAAAGCTTGTGTAGATGCTGTAAAAATGCTTGAAAATGAAGATGCTTCTTTATTGGTTGTAGGGAATCATAAATCACCTATGTTTCCAGATGCGTTGAAAGAATATACTACAAGAAAAGATTTTGGAAATGCAGGTATGAAAGTGAATTTCTTAGTTAATTATGGATGGAACTGGGATCTTGGGAATTTGAAATTTGATGAAGCTACTACTAACAGAAATAAAATAATAGAAAATATAAATTCAAAAGATATATCAAGGCTTGATCTTATAATAAGATGGGGTGGTAGAAGAAGACTCAGTGGATTCTTACCAGTTCAATCGATATATGCCGATTTTTATGTGGTAGATGATTATTGGCCTGACTTTAAAGAACAACATATACATGAAGCTCTAAATTGGTATGAAACTCAAGATGTAACTCTTGGAGGCTAA
- a CDS encoding helix-turn-helix domain-containing protein has translation MNKDIGKKIKTLRQSKSMTLKVLSEKSGLSIGFLSQLERGLTSVAIDCLNNIASVLDVELTYFFSRQKNNDSVIMKSYEQEVSQVVNSKVVYYHLSQNLEDKVMLPKLVNVLPYEGDEEVTEYSHEGEEFIYVLEGILTLYVNNRKYVLHPEDCVHFNSSLNHNWVNHTNKNVKMLVVNTPNFFKKDNLK, from the coding sequence ATGAATAAAGATATAGGAAAAAAAATAAAAACTTTAAGACAGAGTAAGTCTATGACTTTAAAGGTTTTAAGTGAAAAATCTGGATTATCTATAGGCTTTTTATCTCAGCTTGAAAGAGGATTGACAAGTGTTGCTATAGATTGTCTGAATAATATTGCTTCCGTTCTAGATGTAGAATTGACTTATTTTTTCTCAAGACAAAAAAATAATGATTCTGTAATAATGAAAAGTTACGAACAAGAAGTATCTCAAGTAGTAAATTCTAAAGTAGTCTATTACCACCTATCTCAAAACCTAGAAGATAAGGTTATGCTTCCGAAATTGGTAAATGTTCTTCCATACGAAGGAGATGAAGAGGTAACGGAATATTCTCATGAAGGTGAAGAATTTATATATGTATTAGAAGGTATATTAACTCTTTATGTAAACAATAGAAAGTATGTACTTCACCCTGAGGATTGTGTTCATTTTAATTCTTCTTTAAATCACAATTGGGTAAATCATACAAACAAAAATGTAAAAATGCTTGTTGTAAATACTCCTAATTTCTTTAAAAAAGATAACTTAAAATAG